One segment of Parvularcula sp. IMCC14364 DNA contains the following:
- a CDS encoding GNAT family N-acetyltransferase, whose product MTFTIEPVRNATDLKVAARLFCEYAEDLGEDLCFQGFEQELATLPGCYAPPEGDIFLAKLADGTPAGCVAFRPMADVAICEMKRMYVPPAGRGQGIGRALVKKVLAAARAAGYHIMRLDTLPRLEAALHLYADAGFSQTSAYYQNPLPGVVYLQKQL is encoded by the coding sequence GTGACTTTTACAATAGAGCCGGTCCGCAACGCCACAGATCTGAAAGTGGCGGCCCGGCTTTTCTGTGAGTACGCTGAGGATCTTGGCGAGGATCTCTGTTTTCAGGGTTTTGAGCAGGAACTGGCAACTCTTCCGGGGTGTTATGCACCGCCTGAAGGCGATATTTTTCTGGCAAAACTGGCTGATGGTACGCCGGCTGGCTGTGTGGCGTTCCGCCCCATGGCGGATGTGGCCATTTGTGAAATGAAGCGCATGTATGTGCCCCCGGCCGGCCGGGGGCAGGGTATAGGCAGGGCATTGGTCAAAAAGGTCCTCGCAGCTGCCCGTGCTGCAGGATATCACATCATGCGTCTGGACACTCTGCCGCGTCTGGAAGCGGCGCTGCATCTTTATGCAGACGCAGGGTTTTCCCAAACCAGTGCATATTACCAAAACCCGCTTCCCGGCGTGGTGTATTTGCAAAAGCAACTTTGA